A window of the Rhea pennata isolate bPtePen1 chromosome 19, bPtePen1.pri, whole genome shotgun sequence genome harbors these coding sequences:
- the CBX8 gene encoding chromobox protein homolog 8 isoform X1 yields MELSAVGERVFAAEALLKRRIRKGRMEYLVKWKGWSQKYSTWEPEENILDARLLAAFEESSGFFNTSREREMELYGPKKRGPKPKTFLLKAQAKAKAKTYEFRSDSSRGIRVPYPGRSPQELGSTSRAREGLRNIALAPQSSTSTPKGDSIRDRVIRVEEKPGETPKKRGPKPRKELYKDLAETLDASKRKLGEPGDKVGDYLKARKIEESAPGAAKFSSGHSVIQLARRQDPDLSGTMSSPNRVEIGMKLGASETYPPRVAKHRADFLDPKGQGGLDPGGPKILHSSVNPGSMGSLYRDSVGSQAGRPSLIARIPVSRILGDPEEESWSPSLNNLEKVVVTDVTSNFLTVTIKESSTDQGFFKEKR; encoded by the exons ATGGAGCTCTCGGCCGTCGGGGAGCGCGTCTTCGCGGCCGAGGCCCTGCTCAAGCGCCGCATCCGCAAA GGACGCATGGAATATCTCGTAAAATGGAAGGGCTGGTCTCAGAA ATACAGCACTTGGGAACCCGAGGAAAACATTCTGGATGCCCGGCTGCTTGCAGCCTTTGAGGAAAG CTCTGGTTTTTTTAACACCTCTAGGGAACGAGAAATGGAGCTTTACGGGCCTAAAAAGCGAGGCCCCAAGCCCAAAACCTTCTTGTTAAAG GcccaggcaaaagcaaaagccaaaACCTATGAATTCCGCAGTGACTCTTCCAGGGGGATCCGGGTGCCGTACCCTGGCAGGTCCCCCCAGGAGCTGGGCTCCACATCCCGAGCTAGGGAAGGACTGAGAAACATAGCCCTGGCTCCCcagagcagcaccagcacccccaAGGGAGACAGCATCCGGGACCGGGTTATAAGAGTGGAAGAGAAACCTGGGGAGACCCCAAAAAAGAGAGGCCCGAAGCCTAGGAAGGAGCTTTACAAGGACCTGGCGGAGACTCTGGATGCCTCCAAGAGGAAACTGGGGGAGCCGGGGGACAAGGTGGGGGACTACCTCAAAGCCAGGAAAATAGAGGAGTCAGCCCCAGGGGCGGCAAAGTTCAGCTCGGGACACAGTGTAATCCAGCTAGCCAGAAGGCAGGACCCTGACCTCTCTGGCACCATGTCCAGCCCTAACAGAGTAGAGATTGGTATGAAGCTTGGAGCCTCCGAGACTTACCCTCCCAGGGTTGCCAAGCACAGGGCAGACTTTCTGGACCCCAAGGGGCAAGGAGGATTGGACCCAGGTGGGCCCAAGATCCTGCACAGCTCAGTTAACCCAGGCTCTATGGGCAGCCTGTACCGAGACAGTGTGGGAAGCCAAGCGGGGAGGCCTTCTCTCATTGCCAGGATCCCTGTCTCACGGATTCTGGGTGATCCTGAAGAGGAGTCCTGGAGCCCATCTCTCAACAACCTGGAGAAGGTGGTGGTAACTGATGTGACATCTAACTTTTTGACCGTCACAATTAAAGAGAGCAGCACGGACCAAggattctttaaagaaaagcgatga
- the CBX8 gene encoding chromobox protein homolog 8 isoform X2, translating to MELSAVGERVFAAEALLKRRIRKGRMEYLVKWKGWSQKYSTWEPEENILDARLLAAFEEREREMELYGPKKRGPKPKTFLLKAQAKAKAKTYEFRSDSSRGIRVPYPGRSPQELGSTSRAREGLRNIALAPQSSTSTPKGDSIRDRVIRVEEKPGETPKKRGPKPRKELYKDLAETLDASKRKLGEPGDKVGDYLKARKIEESAPGAAKFSSGHSVIQLARRQDPDLSGTMSSPNRVEIGMKLGASETYPPRVAKHRADFLDPKGQGGLDPGGPKILHSSVNPGSMGSLYRDSVGSQAGRPSLIARIPVSRILGDPEEESWSPSLNNLEKVVVTDVTSNFLTVTIKESSTDQGFFKEKR from the exons ATGGAGCTCTCGGCCGTCGGGGAGCGCGTCTTCGCGGCCGAGGCCCTGCTCAAGCGCCGCATCCGCAAA GGACGCATGGAATATCTCGTAAAATGGAAGGGCTGGTCTCAGAA ATACAGCACTTGGGAACCCGAGGAAAACATTCTGGATGCCCGGCTGCTTGCAGCCTTTGAGGAAAG GGAACGAGAAATGGAGCTTTACGGGCCTAAAAAGCGAGGCCCCAAGCCCAAAACCTTCTTGTTAAAG GcccaggcaaaagcaaaagccaaaACCTATGAATTCCGCAGTGACTCTTCCAGGGGGATCCGGGTGCCGTACCCTGGCAGGTCCCCCCAGGAGCTGGGCTCCACATCCCGAGCTAGGGAAGGACTGAGAAACATAGCCCTGGCTCCCcagagcagcaccagcacccccaAGGGAGACAGCATCCGGGACCGGGTTATAAGAGTGGAAGAGAAACCTGGGGAGACCCCAAAAAAGAGAGGCCCGAAGCCTAGGAAGGAGCTTTACAAGGACCTGGCGGAGACTCTGGATGCCTCCAAGAGGAAACTGGGGGAGCCGGGGGACAAGGTGGGGGACTACCTCAAAGCCAGGAAAATAGAGGAGTCAGCCCCAGGGGCGGCAAAGTTCAGCTCGGGACACAGTGTAATCCAGCTAGCCAGAAGGCAGGACCCTGACCTCTCTGGCACCATGTCCAGCCCTAACAGAGTAGAGATTGGTATGAAGCTTGGAGCCTCCGAGACTTACCCTCCCAGGGTTGCCAAGCACAGGGCAGACTTTCTGGACCCCAAGGGGCAAGGAGGATTGGACCCAGGTGGGCCCAAGATCCTGCACAGCTCAGTTAACCCAGGCTCTATGGGCAGCCTGTACCGAGACAGTGTGGGAAGCCAAGCGGGGAGGCCTTCTCTCATTGCCAGGATCCCTGTCTCACGGATTCTGGGTGATCCTGAAGAGGAGTCCTGGAGCCCATCTCTCAACAACCTGGAGAAGGTGGTGGTAACTGATGTGACATCTAACTTTTTGACCGTCACAATTAAAGAGAGCAGCACGGACCAAggattctttaaagaaaagcgatga